From the genome of Perca fluviatilis chromosome 1, GENO_Pfluv_1.0, whole genome shotgun sequence, one region includes:
- the cct4 gene encoding T-complex protein 1 subunit delta, with translation MPEMKAAPRASNTGRNKGGAYVDRDKPAQIRFSNISAAKAVADAIRTSLGPKGMDKMIQDEKGDVTITNDGATILKQMQVLHPAAKMLVELAKAQDIEAGDGTTSVVVIAGALLDACSKLLQKGIHPTIISESFQKAVEKGVEVLTAMSRPVQLSDRETLLNSATTSLCSKVVSQYSSLLAPMSVDAVMRVIDPATATGVDLQDIKIIKKLGGTIDDCELVDGLVLTQRISNTGVSRVEKAKIGLIQFCLSPPKTDMDNQIVVSDYAQMDRVLREERAYILNMVKQIKKAGCNVLLIQKSILRDALSDLALHFLNKMKIMVVKEIEREDIEFICKTLGTKPIAHIDHFTAEILGTAELAEEVSLDGSGKLVKITGCTSPGKTVSIVVRGSNKLVIEEAERSIHDALCVIRCLVKQRALIAGGGAPEIELAVRLAEYSRTLAGMEAYCVRAYADALEVIPSTLAENAGLNPISTVTELRNRHAQGDKMAGINVRKGGISNILEELVVQPLLVSISALTLSTETVRSILKIDDVVNTR, from the exons ATGCCCGAAATGAAAGCAGCTCCGAGAGCCTCAAACACGGGGAGAAACAAAGGAGGGGCGTATGTGGACCGCGACAAGCCGGCCCAGATTCGGTTCAGTAACATCTCCGCTGCTAAAG CTGTCGCGGATGCCATCAGAACAAGCCTGGGGCCGAAAGGCATGGACAAAATG ATCCAGGATGAGAAAGGTGACGTGACCATTACCAACGACGGCGCCACCATTCTGAAACAGATGCAGGTGCTCCACCCTGCCGCCAAAATG ctggtGGAACTAGCCAAAGCCCAGGACATTGAGGCTGGCGACGGCACCACCTCCGTGGTGGTGATTGCCGGAGCGCTGCTGGACGCCTGCTCCAAACTGCTGCAGAAAG GTATCCACCCCACCATCATCTCCGAGTCGTTCCAGAAGGCCGTGGAGAAAGGCGTGGAGGTGCTGACGGCCATGAGCCGGCCGGTGCAGCTGAGCGACCGCGAGACGCTGCTCAACAGCGCCACCACGTCGCTGTGCTCCAAGGTGGTGTCGCAGTACTCCAGCCTGCTGGCGCCCATGAGCGTGGACGCCGTCATGCGAGTCATCGACCCGGCCACCGCCACCGGCGTCGACCTGCAGGACATCAAAATCATCAAGAAGCTCGG AGGGACCATTGATGACTGTGAGCTGGTGGACGGCCTGGTGCTGACCCAGAGGATCTCCAACACCGGAGTGTCCCGTGTGGAGAAGGCCAAGATCGGCCTCATCCAGTTCTGCCTGTCCCCTCCCAAAACTGAC ATGGACAACCAGATCGTGGTGTCGGACTACGCCCAGATGGACCGCGTGCTGCGCGAGGAGCGCGCTTACATCCTCAACATGGTGAAACAGATCAAGAAGGCCGGCTGCAACGTGCTGCTCATCCAGAAGTCCATCCTCAG GGACGCTTTGAGCGACCTCGCCCTGCACTTCCTCAACAAAATGAAGATCATGGTGGTGAAGGAGATCGAGAGGGAGGACATTGAGTTCATCTGCAAG ACTCTAGGCACCAAGCCCATCGCCCACATCGACCACTTCACTGCAGAGATACTCGGCACGGCCGAGCTGGCGGAGGAGGTCAGCCTGGACGGCTCCGGCAAGCTGGTCAAG ATCACCGGCTGCACCAGCCCCGGGAAGACGGTGAGCATCGTGGTTCGCGGCTCCAACAAGCTGGTGATCGAGGAGGCAGAGCGCTCTATCCACGATGCGCTGTGTGTTATCCGCTGCCTGGTCAAGCAAAG GGCTCTGATAGCTGGTGGCGGCGCTCCAGAGATCGAGCTGGCCGTGCGTCTGGCGGAGTACTCGCGCACTCTGGCCGGCATGGAGGCCTACTGCGTGCGGGCGTACGCCGACGCCCTCGAGGTGATCCCCTCGACGCTGGCTGAGAACGCCGGCCTGAACCCCATCTCCACGGTGACGGAGCTCCGCAACAGGCACGCTCAGGGAGACAAGATGGCCGGCATCAACGTCCGCAAG ggaGGAATCTCCAACATCCTGGAGGAGCTGGTGGTGCAGCCTCTACTGGTCTCCATCAGTGCTCTGACCCTTTCCACAGAGACGGTTCGCAGCATCCTCAAGATCGACGACGTG GTGAACACCCGATAA